A part of Cataglyphis hispanica isolate Lineage 1 chromosome 7, ULB_Chis1_1.0, whole genome shotgun sequence genomic DNA contains:
- the LOC126851166 gene encoding ARL14 effector protein, translating to MESSTSGENSSNQVSTRGERKIRGSRQKDVDNSSKKFLRNFDPERSEREKRKLYRRLYHSHRRHLYDEKGIFIQTSDDLCDCLSLDCPGCHFPCPRCSSSKCAHECRNNRKWTYDTIHCEGTDPVIKNPLLKQNESDK from the exons ATGGAATCTTCTACAAGCGGCGAAAATTCGAGCAACCAAGTCTCCACGCGTGGCGAAAGA AAAATTAGAGGCTCGAGGCAAAAGGACGTAGATAATTCAAGCAAAAAATTTCTGAGAAATTTTGATCCGGAACGCAGCGAGCGAGAGAAACGTAAGCTGTATCGTCGATTATATCATAGCCACAGGAGGCATTTATATGATGAAAAAGGGATCTTTATACAAACATCGGATGATCTCTGTGATTGTTTGAGCTTAGATTGTCCTGGATGTCATTTCCCATGTCCCAGGTGCTCTTCCTCAAAGTGTGCTCATGAATGCAg GAATAATCGCAAATGGACTTACGATACGATCCACTGTGAAGGAACTGATCCTGTGATTAAAAATCCTTTGTTGAAGCAAAATGAgagtgataaataa
- the LOC126851130 gene encoding arginyl-tRNA--protein transferase 1 isoform X1, translating into MAKQSYSIVEYYAEHEGYECGYCKSPDTNFSHGMWAHSLTVQDYQSLIDRGWRRSGCYCYKPIMNQICCPQYTIRCEALDFKISKSQKKILKRMMKFLKNELTKDNVSAVSEDQQDNIDINNEEVSNYAKYLTKAEKNASQINVSSVDDELSGKLSVNLIKSKSQINSTSASRNSQKQMINSDSRSNLHVRSEITNVVLCKKAKLLRLERKQNKLLAQGKSQSEIESIMKERKQQNYIKSLEELFDEVYTGLKKLELKLVRTAPMSSEYLKTSKKSYEVYKKYQMMIHGDQAEEITEQQYTRFLVKSPLQMKLVKVMSDEFLNTFDASANLYKKYQMAIHNDPPEECNQKSFFNFLVKSPLQQWTPNSGPSQGYGSFHEQYWLDNELIAVGVIDILPSCISSVYFFYDPTYSQLSLGTFSSLREIYLTRQLNKVASDLKYYYMGFYIHTCPKMQYKAKMRPSKLLCPQTYVWCDIDPCLIKLDNEKYSRLNDDSNAIDKDGVIDVEEVLILYKRIAMPYKKYKEQQKTCQTTREEKRKIEEYASLVGMPCARRMLLYRYSEED; encoded by the exons ATGGCTAAGCAATCATATAGCATCGTGGAATATTATGCGGAACACGAGGGCTACGAGTGTGGCTACTGCAAAAGCCCCGACACAAACTTTAGCCATG GCATGTGGGCACATTCATTGACAGTGCAAGACTATCAAAGTTTGATAGATCGAGGATGGAGACGTAGTGGCTGTTATTGTTACAAACCTATTATGAATCAAATCTGCTGTCCACAATATACTATAAG ATGCGAAGCATTAGActtcaaaatatcaaaatctcaaaaaaaaatcttaaaacgtatgatgaaatttttgaaaaacgaaTTGACAAAGGATAATGTGAGCGCTGTAAGTGAAGATCAACAAGATAATATAg atataaataatgaggAAGTATccaattatgcaaaatatttgacgAAAGCGGAAAAAAATGCGTCTCAAATTAATGTGTCATCTGTTGATGATGAACTTAGTGGAAAACTGTctgtcaatttaataaaatccaaATCTCAAATAAACTCTACTTCTGCATCAAGGAACAGCCAAAAACAGATGATAAATTCTGATAGCAGAAGCAATCTGCATGTTAGAAGTGAAATTACTAATGTAGTGCTTTGTAAGAAAGCAAAGCTCTTACGCTTGGAACGCAAGCAAAATAAGTTGTTGGCTCAAGGTAAATCGCAAAGCGAAATTGAAAGTattatgaaagagagaaaacaacagaattatattaaatctttggAGGAATTATTCGATGAGGTGTATACTGGTTTGAAAAAGTTGGAG CTGAAATTAGTTCGAACTGCGCCGATGAGTTCTGAATACTTAAAAACCTCGAAAAAGTCTTATgaagtttataaaaagtatcagATGATGATACATGGAGATCAAGCTGAAGAGATCACAGAACAACAATATACGAGATTTCTCGTGAAGTCTCCTTTGCAG ATGAAATTGGTCAAAGTGATGTCGGACGAGTTCCTTAATACATTTGATGCGAGcgcaaatctttataaaaaatatcaaatggcGATTCACAATGATCCACCAGAGGAATGCAATCAAAAGTCATTCTTTAACTTTCTTGTAAAAAGTCCCTTGCAG caATGGACACCCAATAGTGGACCATCTCAAGGATATGGTTCTTTTCATGAGCAATATTGGTtagataatgaattaatagcAGTCGGAGTGATAGACATCCTGCCGTCGTGCATCTCGAGCGTGTACTTTTTTTATGATCCGACATATAGTCAACTCTCTTTAGGAACTTTTAG TTCTCTGCGAGAAATTTATCTAACGAGACAGCTTAACAAAGTCGCGAGTGACTTGAAATACTATTATATGGGCTTTTACATTCACACGTGTCCGAAAATGCAATATAAGGCCAAAATGCGACCATCAAAACTTCTATGCCCACAAACATACGTGTGGTGCGACATAGATCcctgtttaattaaattggacAACGAAAAATATAGTCGTTTGAATGACGATTCGAACGCAATTGATAAAGATGGCGTAATCGATGTTGAAgag gtacttattttatacaagCGTATTGCGATgccatataagaaatataaagaacaaCAAAAAACATGTCAAACAACGCGGGAAGAGAAACGCAAAATAGAGGAATATGCTAGCCTTGTCGGAATGCCATGTGCGCGAAGGATGCTGCTTTATCGTTATTCCGAAga agATTAA
- the LOC126851130 gene encoding arginyl-tRNA--protein transferase 1 isoform X3, giving the protein MAKQSYSIVEYYAEHEGYECGYCKSPDTNFSHGMWAHSLTVQDYQSLIDRGWRRSGCYCYKPIMNQICCPQYTIRCEALDFKISKSQKKILKRMMKFLKNELTKDNVSAVSEDQQDNIDINNEEVSNYAKYLTKAEKNASQINVSSVDDELSGKLSVNLIKSKSQINSTSASRNSQKQMINSDSRSNLHVRSEITNVVLCKKAKLLRLERKQNKLLAQGKSQSEIESIMKERKQQNYIKSLEELFDEVYTGLKKLELKLVRTAPMSSEYLKTSKKSYEVYKKYQMMIHGDQAEEITEQQYTRFLVKSPLQQWTPNSGPSQGYGSFHEQYWLDNELIAVGVIDILPSCISSVYFFYDPTYSQLSLGTFSSLREIYLTRQLNKVASDLKYYYMGFYIHTCPKMQYKAKMRPSKLLCPQTYVWCDIDPCLIKLDNEKYSRLNDDSNAIDKDGVIDVEEVLILYKRIAMPYKKYKEQQKTCQTTREEKRKIEEYASLVGMPCARRMLLYRYSEENVH; this is encoded by the exons ATGGCTAAGCAATCATATAGCATCGTGGAATATTATGCGGAACACGAGGGCTACGAGTGTGGCTACTGCAAAAGCCCCGACACAAACTTTAGCCATG GCATGTGGGCACATTCATTGACAGTGCAAGACTATCAAAGTTTGATAGATCGAGGATGGAGACGTAGTGGCTGTTATTGTTACAAACCTATTATGAATCAAATCTGCTGTCCACAATATACTATAAG ATGCGAAGCATTAGActtcaaaatatcaaaatctcaaaaaaaaatcttaaaacgtatgatgaaatttttgaaaaacgaaTTGACAAAGGATAATGTGAGCGCTGTAAGTGAAGATCAACAAGATAATATAg atataaataatgaggAAGTATccaattatgcaaaatatttgacgAAAGCGGAAAAAAATGCGTCTCAAATTAATGTGTCATCTGTTGATGATGAACTTAGTGGAAAACTGTctgtcaatttaataaaatccaaATCTCAAATAAACTCTACTTCTGCATCAAGGAACAGCCAAAAACAGATGATAAATTCTGATAGCAGAAGCAATCTGCATGTTAGAAGTGAAATTACTAATGTAGTGCTTTGTAAGAAAGCAAAGCTCTTACGCTTGGAACGCAAGCAAAATAAGTTGTTGGCTCAAGGTAAATCGCAAAGCGAAATTGAAAGTattatgaaagagagaaaacaacagaattatattaaatctttggAGGAATTATTCGATGAGGTGTATACTGGTTTGAAAAAGTTGGAG CTGAAATTAGTTCGAACTGCGCCGATGAGTTCTGAATACTTAAAAACCTCGAAAAAGTCTTATgaagtttataaaaagtatcagATGATGATACATGGAGATCAAGCTGAAGAGATCACAGAACAACAATATACGAGATTTCTCGTGAAGTCTCCTTTGCAG caATGGACACCCAATAGTGGACCATCTCAAGGATATGGTTCTTTTCATGAGCAATATTGGTtagataatgaattaatagcAGTCGGAGTGATAGACATCCTGCCGTCGTGCATCTCGAGCGTGTACTTTTTTTATGATCCGACATATAGTCAACTCTCTTTAGGAACTTTTAG TTCTCTGCGAGAAATTTATCTAACGAGACAGCTTAACAAAGTCGCGAGTGACTTGAAATACTATTATATGGGCTTTTACATTCACACGTGTCCGAAAATGCAATATAAGGCCAAAATGCGACCATCAAAACTTCTATGCCCACAAACATACGTGTGGTGCGACATAGATCcctgtttaattaaattggacAACGAAAAATATAGTCGTTTGAATGACGATTCGAACGCAATTGATAAAGATGGCGTAATCGATGTTGAAgag gtacttattttatacaagCGTATTGCGATgccatataagaaatataaagaacaaCAAAAAACATGTCAAACAACGCGGGAAGAGAAACGCAAAATAGAGGAATATGCTAGCCTTGTCGGAATGCCATGTGCGCGAAGGATGCTGCTTTATCGTTATTCCGAAga GAACGTACATTAG
- the LOC126851130 gene encoding arginyl-tRNA--protein transferase 1 isoform X5 has product MAKQSYSIVEYYAEHEGYECGYCKSPDTNFSHGMWAHSLTVQDYQSLIDRGWRRSGCYCYKPIMNQICCPQYTIRCEALDFKISKSQKKILKRMMKFLKNELTKDNVSAVSEDQQDNIDINNEEVSNYAKYLTKAEKNASQINVSSVDDELSGKLSVNLIKSKSQINSTSASRNSQKQMINSDSRSNLHVRSEITNVVLCKKAKLLRLERKQNKLLAQGKSQSEIESIMKERKQQNYIKSLEELFDEVYTGLKKLELKLVRTAPMSSEYLKTSKKSYEVYKKYQMMIHGDQAEEITEQQYTRFLVKSPLQQWTPNSGPSQGYGSFHEQYWLDNELIAVGVIDILPSCISSVYFFYDPTYSQLSLGTFSSLREIYLTRQLNKVASDLKYYYMGFYIHTCPKMQYKAKMRPSKLLCPQTYVWCDIDPCLIKLDNEKYSRLNDDSNAIDKDGVIDVEEVLILYKRIAMPYKKYKEQQKTCQTTREEKRKIEEYASLVGMPCARRMLLYRYSEE; this is encoded by the exons ATGGCTAAGCAATCATATAGCATCGTGGAATATTATGCGGAACACGAGGGCTACGAGTGTGGCTACTGCAAAAGCCCCGACACAAACTTTAGCCATG GCATGTGGGCACATTCATTGACAGTGCAAGACTATCAAAGTTTGATAGATCGAGGATGGAGACGTAGTGGCTGTTATTGTTACAAACCTATTATGAATCAAATCTGCTGTCCACAATATACTATAAG ATGCGAAGCATTAGActtcaaaatatcaaaatctcaaaaaaaaatcttaaaacgtatgatgaaatttttgaaaaacgaaTTGACAAAGGATAATGTGAGCGCTGTAAGTGAAGATCAACAAGATAATATAg atataaataatgaggAAGTATccaattatgcaaaatatttgacgAAAGCGGAAAAAAATGCGTCTCAAATTAATGTGTCATCTGTTGATGATGAACTTAGTGGAAAACTGTctgtcaatttaataaaatccaaATCTCAAATAAACTCTACTTCTGCATCAAGGAACAGCCAAAAACAGATGATAAATTCTGATAGCAGAAGCAATCTGCATGTTAGAAGTGAAATTACTAATGTAGTGCTTTGTAAGAAAGCAAAGCTCTTACGCTTGGAACGCAAGCAAAATAAGTTGTTGGCTCAAGGTAAATCGCAAAGCGAAATTGAAAGTattatgaaagagagaaaacaacagaattatattaaatctttggAGGAATTATTCGATGAGGTGTATACTGGTTTGAAAAAGTTGGAG CTGAAATTAGTTCGAACTGCGCCGATGAGTTCTGAATACTTAAAAACCTCGAAAAAGTCTTATgaagtttataaaaagtatcagATGATGATACATGGAGATCAAGCTGAAGAGATCACAGAACAACAATATACGAGATTTCTCGTGAAGTCTCCTTTGCAG caATGGACACCCAATAGTGGACCATCTCAAGGATATGGTTCTTTTCATGAGCAATATTGGTtagataatgaattaatagcAGTCGGAGTGATAGACATCCTGCCGTCGTGCATCTCGAGCGTGTACTTTTTTTATGATCCGACATATAGTCAACTCTCTTTAGGAACTTTTAG TTCTCTGCGAGAAATTTATCTAACGAGACAGCTTAACAAAGTCGCGAGTGACTTGAAATACTATTATATGGGCTTTTACATTCACACGTGTCCGAAAATGCAATATAAGGCCAAAATGCGACCATCAAAACTTCTATGCCCACAAACATACGTGTGGTGCGACATAGATCcctgtttaattaaattggacAACGAAAAATATAGTCGTTTGAATGACGATTCGAACGCAATTGATAAAGATGGCGTAATCGATGTTGAAgag gtacttattttatacaagCGTATTGCGATgccatataagaaatataaagaacaaCAAAAAACATGTCAAACAACGCGGGAAGAGAAACGCAAAATAGAGGAATATGCTAGCCTTGTCGGAATGCCATGTGCGCGAAGGATGCTGCTTTATCGTTATTCCGAAgagtaa
- the LOC126851130 gene encoding arginyl-tRNA--protein transferase 1 isoform X2, whose protein sequence is MAKQSYSIVEYYAEHEGYECGYCKSPDTNFSHGMWAHSLTVQDYQSLIDRGWRRSGCYCYKPIMNQICCPQYTIRCEALDFKISKSQKKILKRMMKFLKNELTKDNVSAVSEDQQDNIDEEVSNYAKYLTKAEKNASQINVSSVDDELSGKLSVNLIKSKSQINSTSASRNSQKQMINSDSRSNLHVRSEITNVVLCKKAKLLRLERKQNKLLAQGKSQSEIESIMKERKQQNYIKSLEELFDEVYTGLKKLELKLVRTAPMSSEYLKTSKKSYEVYKKYQMMIHGDQAEEITEQQYTRFLVKSPLQMKLVKVMSDEFLNTFDASANLYKKYQMAIHNDPPEECNQKSFFNFLVKSPLQQWTPNSGPSQGYGSFHEQYWLDNELIAVGVIDILPSCISSVYFFYDPTYSQLSLGTFSSLREIYLTRQLNKVASDLKYYYMGFYIHTCPKMQYKAKMRPSKLLCPQTYVWCDIDPCLIKLDNEKYSRLNDDSNAIDKDGVIDVEEVLILYKRIAMPYKKYKEQQKTCQTTREEKRKIEEYASLVGMPCARRMLLYRYSEENVH, encoded by the exons ATGGCTAAGCAATCATATAGCATCGTGGAATATTATGCGGAACACGAGGGCTACGAGTGTGGCTACTGCAAAAGCCCCGACACAAACTTTAGCCATG GCATGTGGGCACATTCATTGACAGTGCAAGACTATCAAAGTTTGATAGATCGAGGATGGAGACGTAGTGGCTGTTATTGTTACAAACCTATTATGAATCAAATCTGCTGTCCACAATATACTATAAG ATGCGAAGCATTAGActtcaaaatatcaaaatctcaaaaaaaaatcttaaaacgtatgatgaaatttttgaaaaacgaaTTGACAAAGGATAATGTGAGCGCTGTAAGTGAAGATCAACAAGATAATATAg atgaggAAGTATccaattatgcaaaatatttgacgAAAGCGGAAAAAAATGCGTCTCAAATTAATGTGTCATCTGTTGATGATGAACTTAGTGGAAAACTGTctgtcaatttaataaaatccaaATCTCAAATAAACTCTACTTCTGCATCAAGGAACAGCCAAAAACAGATGATAAATTCTGATAGCAGAAGCAATCTGCATGTTAGAAGTGAAATTACTAATGTAGTGCTTTGTAAGAAAGCAAAGCTCTTACGCTTGGAACGCAAGCAAAATAAGTTGTTGGCTCAAGGTAAATCGCAAAGCGAAATTGAAAGTattatgaaagagagaaaacaacagaattatattaaatctttggAGGAATTATTCGATGAGGTGTATACTGGTTTGAAAAAGTTGGAG CTGAAATTAGTTCGAACTGCGCCGATGAGTTCTGAATACTTAAAAACCTCGAAAAAGTCTTATgaagtttataaaaagtatcagATGATGATACATGGAGATCAAGCTGAAGAGATCACAGAACAACAATATACGAGATTTCTCGTGAAGTCTCCTTTGCAG ATGAAATTGGTCAAAGTGATGTCGGACGAGTTCCTTAATACATTTGATGCGAGcgcaaatctttataaaaaatatcaaatggcGATTCACAATGATCCACCAGAGGAATGCAATCAAAAGTCATTCTTTAACTTTCTTGTAAAAAGTCCCTTGCAG caATGGACACCCAATAGTGGACCATCTCAAGGATATGGTTCTTTTCATGAGCAATATTGGTtagataatgaattaatagcAGTCGGAGTGATAGACATCCTGCCGTCGTGCATCTCGAGCGTGTACTTTTTTTATGATCCGACATATAGTCAACTCTCTTTAGGAACTTTTAG TTCTCTGCGAGAAATTTATCTAACGAGACAGCTTAACAAAGTCGCGAGTGACTTGAAATACTATTATATGGGCTTTTACATTCACACGTGTCCGAAAATGCAATATAAGGCCAAAATGCGACCATCAAAACTTCTATGCCCACAAACATACGTGTGGTGCGACATAGATCcctgtttaattaaattggacAACGAAAAATATAGTCGTTTGAATGACGATTCGAACGCAATTGATAAAGATGGCGTAATCGATGTTGAAgag gtacttattttatacaagCGTATTGCGATgccatataagaaatataaagaacaaCAAAAAACATGTCAAACAACGCGGGAAGAGAAACGCAAAATAGAGGAATATGCTAGCCTTGTCGGAATGCCATGTGCGCGAAGGATGCTGCTTTATCGTTATTCCGAAga GAACGTACATTAG
- the LOC126851130 gene encoding arginyl-tRNA--protein transferase 1 isoform X4 yields MAKQSYSIVEYYAEHEGYECGYCKSPDTNFSHGMWAHSLTVQDYQSLIDRGWRRSGCYCYKPIMNQICCPQYTIRCEALDFKISKSQKKILKRMMKFLKNELTKDNVSAVSEDQQDNIDINNEEVSNYAKYLTKAEKNASQINVSSVDDELSGKLSVNLIKSKSQINSTSASRNSQKQMINSDSRSNLHVRSEITNVVLCKKAKLLRLERKQNKLLAQGKSQSEIESIMKERKQQNYIKSLEELFDEVYTGLKKLEMKLVKVMSDEFLNTFDASANLYKKYQMAIHNDPPEECNQKSFFNFLVKSPLQQWTPNSGPSQGYGSFHEQYWLDNELIAVGVIDILPSCISSVYFFYDPTYSQLSLGTFSSLREIYLTRQLNKVASDLKYYYMGFYIHTCPKMQYKAKMRPSKLLCPQTYVWCDIDPCLIKLDNEKYSRLNDDSNAIDKDGVIDVEEVLILYKRIAMPYKKYKEQQKTCQTTREEKRKIEEYASLVGMPCARRMLLYRYSEENVH; encoded by the exons ATGGCTAAGCAATCATATAGCATCGTGGAATATTATGCGGAACACGAGGGCTACGAGTGTGGCTACTGCAAAAGCCCCGACACAAACTTTAGCCATG GCATGTGGGCACATTCATTGACAGTGCAAGACTATCAAAGTTTGATAGATCGAGGATGGAGACGTAGTGGCTGTTATTGTTACAAACCTATTATGAATCAAATCTGCTGTCCACAATATACTATAAG ATGCGAAGCATTAGActtcaaaatatcaaaatctcaaaaaaaaatcttaaaacgtatgatgaaatttttgaaaaacgaaTTGACAAAGGATAATGTGAGCGCTGTAAGTGAAGATCAACAAGATAATATAg atataaataatgaggAAGTATccaattatgcaaaatatttgacgAAAGCGGAAAAAAATGCGTCTCAAATTAATGTGTCATCTGTTGATGATGAACTTAGTGGAAAACTGTctgtcaatttaataaaatccaaATCTCAAATAAACTCTACTTCTGCATCAAGGAACAGCCAAAAACAGATGATAAATTCTGATAGCAGAAGCAATCTGCATGTTAGAAGTGAAATTACTAATGTAGTGCTTTGTAAGAAAGCAAAGCTCTTACGCTTGGAACGCAAGCAAAATAAGTTGTTGGCTCAAGGTAAATCGCAAAGCGAAATTGAAAGTattatgaaagagagaaaacaacagaattatattaaatctttggAGGAATTATTCGATGAGGTGTATACTGGTTTGAAAAAGTTGGAG ATGAAATTGGTCAAAGTGATGTCGGACGAGTTCCTTAATACATTTGATGCGAGcgcaaatctttataaaaaatatcaaatggcGATTCACAATGATCCACCAGAGGAATGCAATCAAAAGTCATTCTTTAACTTTCTTGTAAAAAGTCCCTTGCAG caATGGACACCCAATAGTGGACCATCTCAAGGATATGGTTCTTTTCATGAGCAATATTGGTtagataatgaattaatagcAGTCGGAGTGATAGACATCCTGCCGTCGTGCATCTCGAGCGTGTACTTTTTTTATGATCCGACATATAGTCAACTCTCTTTAGGAACTTTTAG TTCTCTGCGAGAAATTTATCTAACGAGACAGCTTAACAAAGTCGCGAGTGACTTGAAATACTATTATATGGGCTTTTACATTCACACGTGTCCGAAAATGCAATATAAGGCCAAAATGCGACCATCAAAACTTCTATGCCCACAAACATACGTGTGGTGCGACATAGATCcctgtttaattaaattggacAACGAAAAATATAGTCGTTTGAATGACGATTCGAACGCAATTGATAAAGATGGCGTAATCGATGTTGAAgag gtacttattttatacaagCGTATTGCGATgccatataagaaatataaagaacaaCAAAAAACATGTCAAACAACGCGGGAAGAGAAACGCAAAATAGAGGAATATGCTAGCCTTGTCGGAATGCCATGTGCGCGAAGGATGCTGCTTTATCGTTATTCCGAAga GAACGTACATTAG